One region of Rhineura floridana isolate rRhiFlo1 chromosome 20, rRhiFlo1.hap2, whole genome shotgun sequence genomic DNA includes:
- the SLC31A1 gene encoding high affinity copper uptake protein 1 gives MPHSQHMDHKMNGSATPTPDPHAHHHTTASLGHMHDGGMMDMTFYFGYKKVHLLFSGLVINSAREMAGAFVAIFLLAMFYEGLKIARENLLRKSQVSIRYNSMPVPGPNGTVLMETHKTVGQQMVSFPHLFQTVLHIVQVVVSYFLMLIFMTYNGYLCIAVAAGAGTGYFLFSWKKAVVVDITEHCH, from the exons ATGCCCCACAGTCAGCACATGGACCATAAAATGAATGGCTCAGCAACGCCCACCCCAGATCCTCATGCACACCATCATACCACAGCATCATTGGGACACATGCATGATGGAGGGATGATG GATATGACCTTCTACTTTGGCTATAAGAAGGTGCATTTGCTGTTTTCCGGGCTCGTCATCAACTCAGCCAGAG AAATGGCTGGTGCGTTTGTGGCCATCTTCCTCCTGGCCATGTTCTACGAGGGCCTGAAGATTGCCCGCGAGAACCTCCTCCGGAAGTCACAAGTCAGCATCCGCTACAACTCCATGCCAGTCCCAGGACCAAATGGCACCGTCTTGATGGAGACGCACAAAACAGTCGG GCAGCAGATGGTGAGCTTCCCTCACCTCTTCCAGACCGTGCTGCACATTGTCCAGGTGGTGGTCAGCTACTTCCTCATGCTCATCTTCATGACCTACAATGGCTACCTCTGCATTGCTGTGGCAGCAGGCGCAGGGACGGGCTACTTCCtcttcagctggaagaaggctgTCGTGGTGGATATCACAGAGCATTGCCATTAA